Below is a window of Saccharomonospora viridis DSM 43017 DNA.
CCGAGGGGAAACCCATCCCCGGCCTGTACGCCGCAGGCAACGCGGGAGGCGCGCCCACGAAGGGCTTCTACGGAGGAGCCGGAGGGACGATCTCGCTGGGACTGGTGTTCGGCTACCTGGCGGGACGCGAGGCGGCCCGGTAGGCGGGCGGCTGGCTTCGGACGTCGACCGTCGGCAAGACACAGGAGGGTCGTCACTGTCTCGATCCCCTGTCCAGCGGAGACGTCTCCGGACTTTCACGTGCGCCGAGCGCGGTCGGCAAGCACGTGTTCTGTCACACTCGGTAGGCCACGAGGTGTTCCCCAGCTGGAGCATCGACGATCTCGGCGATCTCGAGGGAGTGCACAAACTGAGGATTGACAGGCATCTTGCGACGGAGAATCCCGTGCCCCTCGGCGAACCGGCCGCGCTCGTCGCGTAAGCCGTGTGACGGGAAGACGATCGTCATCGATCAGGATGACAGGCCCGTTCACAGTAATCAGATCGACCTCGACGAGGCCGGGACCGACGATTGGTCCACCCACAACCCGAACGCGGAGAGCACATCACACCGACCCCTCGGCCTGTCTGGAATACGACCACTGGGATGGGGCTCATGCGAATCGTTGCGTTCGTGTTCGTTCTGCTCGCCGCGCTCGTCGCGTGTGGTCCGGGAGGGGAGAACGGTTCGATGGAGTACGACGAGGAATTCGCCGGACAACTGCGCGAACTGCGTGACGGCAAGCAGAGTAAGCCGTTGCAGGAGCTGGTTCCGGGGGACTGGACGACCGTGCACGTCATCATCGGCCCGCACACCGAGGAGTGGGTCGAACGCAAGGTGGGCGTGCCGCTGCCGAAGTCCGAGTACGGGTTCGACACCGAGGGCAACATCCTGGTGTTCCTGCGTGGCCAGGAGGTCGTCCGGATGAAGGGCACCACCGGCCGGCTGTTGGGCGAGGGGCATTTCTCGTCGGAAGCCGTGTTGCGGGGCACGGGCAGCACCATCGAGATCGACGATCCGACACCACCGTAAGTCGAACGAAGCCCTGTCGGACCCGCCGCGGTTCGTCACCCGGCCCCGTTCCTCGATGCGTAGGCCTCGGGGCACGGGTCATCCCCGGGGGCCACCCGCATTTCGAGTGGTTCGGGTGTGACCTCGGCGTGTCCGTTGTGGACCACGATTGTGCCGGTGCGGGGATGACGTCTACCTCGCCCCGTCGGGGATGTCGACGAGGCCGAAGTACTCCAGTCGGAACAGCGCATCGCTGCTGATGTACAGGCCGGCGACGACGCACAGAACCAACAGGCCGGTGCGTGAGGTCTTCCTCTTCTCACGCTGGCGCTGCAGCCATGCGTCGATCTTCGCTGTGAACCTGCTCTCGGACCGCGAGTACAGCAGTGCCACGAGCAGACACGGGCCGACCGCGATGAGGTTGTAGGCGACGAGCAGCGACGCGACCACGGGGGCCGACAGCTCCGCTTGGGTCACGATGGCGATGGCACCGAGGTACGGCAGTGCCGTCGTCACCTCGACGGCTGACGCGGCAAGACCGAGCCCCACGGCACCGGCGATCGACGTCGTCCCCTCGGCGTTGTAGCGCGTTCTCCTCTCCCGTGGCGCGATGAGCCCGTACAACAGCAGCGCGACTCCGATGCCGAGTTGGATGTAATCGAAGGTTGTCTCGTCCCACTCCAATGACCGCGCGCCCGCCACGAGCAGGTTGCCGACGAGGACGTACACCGAGAAGAAGACACCGATGAACGTCAGCACCCGCGACATCGGTCTTCTGTTGGAAACGACGAGGTAGAGCGTTCCCAGGATGAGGGAGAAGTTGGTCGAATCGACAACGGCAAGGCCTGCCATCGCAAGGATGTCCTGCGCCCCCAAGTCCCCCTCCGGCGATGACGCGTTCGTTGTCGGACCGCAGCGCGGGTGCGCTGAGTCAGCGATCAGGCGTTCGCGTGACGGGGAGCATAGCAGCGTTGTCCTGTGGGGTTCAGTTCCTCTCCGGAAATCAATATCGATCCGAGCCGTGAGGCGGAGGACAAATCGCATCGGCCCGGATGGCTTGTCGTGTCACGTCATCGCCGAGCTGTACCACACTCTTCGGTTCGGCCGCCTTGCCGTCGGGGATCGCGGCACGGCTCCACGGTCAATCCTCGATGAGACCGAAGTGGACGGCTGCCCTCGCGTGTGGACAGCGCTTCCGGGATTGCGGGCGACGGGGCAGGAGGTCATCCGACGGTGTGGGACGCGGTTGTCTCGGCCGGAGGCGAAGACACGGGCCGGTCCGCCCTTGTGCAAGGAGGCGTTTTAGGCGGGTTCGGGGCGCGGGAGGGCCGGCGTGGTGTGTGGTTGCCCCTGGTGCGCCTTCCGCCCCGCGCCGTGGCTACGGACCGGTCACAGGACGGCGGCCGTGCGACACGTGCGGGAGGACGGTGCCGCTGTCGGTGGACGTCGAGGCGATGTAGCCGCGCCACGCACCGGATTCCCGGCCCCGGTCCTCGATGTAGCGCTTGAACCCGGCCAGTCCCTGTTCGGTGAGCTGGGCGGCCATGTCCGCCACGGTGTCGGGCACCGTCAGTTCGACCACGACCCGGCTGTGGTCCTCATCCAGGGGCTGGAACGTGGCTCTGCCACTGTGCGGGGTGCCCTGAGCCGCTTGCCAGGCGATCCACTCGTCCGGCTGCTGGTCGACGAGGTCGACCTCGAACATGTGGTGTCGGCCGGCGAACTCGATGTCCCCGTGCAGCAGGGTGTCCGTGCGCTGGATGAGTCGGTGCAGGTAGTCGACGAAGTGGGGGAACGTCTCCAATTGGGTCCACTGGTTGTAGGCAGTGCGCACCGGGACGTCCACGTCGATCGAGCGTTGAATGGTACTCACGGCGACTCCTCACCACGACTACGCCGGTATTACCCGTTCGAGCCACGTCACACACCGCTTCCTCGAAGACGGCCGGACCGTTCCGGAAGGTGATCGCTCGTCCGGCCGAGGTGACGTCGACGCGGCTGCCGGATGAGGCCGAGAGCGCCACTGACGTGCGTGGAGCGACGGACCGGTCGCCCGCTGTTCGCCGGCCGGGGTACTCACTTCATGGCGGCGAGCTGGATCAGGTTGCCGCAGGTGTCGTCGAAGACGGCGGTGACCACCGGCACCATGTCGGTCATGTCCTGGACGAACCCAACCGCATCGCGACGGACCGGTCGACGAAAGCGGGGCGACGTCGGACCGTCACGAGGGGGACCGGCACCGAACGTCCGGGCGCACGCGGCAACAGCTCGTACGCTGGACTGGTGCGGATGAGACCGACTGTGAGCTGGACACCGACGGTGTCGGCACCGCGGACGACGGACCTGGCCGAGGTCGTCCGGGTGGTCGGCGGCCGTGGTGTCGTGGTCCTCAGCGGGGCGGGCCTGTCCACCGAGTCCGGCATTCCGGACTACCGCGGTGCCGGGGGAACGCTGCGGCGACATTCGCCGATGACATACCAGGAGTTCGTCGGTAGCGAGGCCGCCAGACAGCGGTACTGGGCCCGCAGCCACGTCGGCTGGCCGGTGGTCGCGCAGGCCCGGCCGAACGTGGGACATCGCGCGGTGGCGGCGCTCCAACGAGACGGGTACGTCTTTGGGGTCATCACGCAGAACGTCGACGGGCTGCACCAGGCGGCGGGTGCCACGGCGGTGATCGAACTGCACGGCAGCCTCAGCCGGGTGGTGTGCCTGGAGTGCGGGCAGCTCAGTTCTCGACGGTTCCTCGACCGGCGGTTGCGAGAGGCGAACCCGACCTTCCGGGCCGAGGCCACCCGCCTCAACCCGGACGGCGACGTCGACCTGCCCGAGGGCGTCGTGCGCGAATTCCGGACCGTGCCATGCCACGCCTGCGGCACCGGGGTGCTCAAACCGGATGTGGTGTTCTTCGGCGAGAACGTGCCCCGCCCCCGGGTGGAGGAGTGCTACCGCCTGGTCGACGACGCGAAAGCGCTCCTTGTGCTCGGCTCCTCCCTGGCCGTGATGTCCGGACTGCGTTTCGTCCGGCACGCCGCGAAGGCGGGCAAACCGGTGCTCATCGTGAACAAAGGTGAGACCCGAGGCGATCCCCACGCCTTGGTGCGGGTCGACCGGACCTTGGGGCCCGCACTGGCCGAACTGGCCGACCGACTCGGCTGTCCCCTGTCCGAACCGGCCGGGAACGGGTCCCGGATCCAGCGGGCCGTTCGTGGCTGAGAACCCGCGGCGGTAGTCCCGGTCATTCGGCCGCGCGGCGGAGCAGCGGGGTGATCCGGTAATCCACGAGTCGCCGCATCACCAAGCTGGTGTTGGTGCGCTCGATCCCGGGGATGGCGAGGATGCGACCCGCGATGCGGTAGAGGTCGTCGGCGTCGCGGGCGACCACGTGGATCAGCAGGTCCACCGGTCCGGAGATGCCGTGCACCTCCAGCACTTCGGGGATCTCGGCGAGCGCTTCGGCGACCTCGTCGAGCCGGCGCTGGGTCACCTGGGCGGTGATGAACGCGGTGAGCGGATATCCCAGCGAGGCCGGTGGGATGCGGCGCTCGAACGAGTCGAGAGTGTTCCCCTCCAGACGGGTGAGCCGGGATTGGGCCGTGTTGCGGGAGATGCCGACGCGGTCGGCGAGAGCGAGGGTGGTCGCACGGGGGTGCCGGGTCAGTTCCAACAGGAGTTTGGCATCGACCTCGTCGACCGGACCGTCATGGGGCATTGTGCTCACCTCTCCGCCGTGTCTGTGGGCTCTGATTGCGCAGATTGCTCAGCTGGATGGCCGGCTATTGAGCATCAGTCCAGCAAATTGCTTCACTGGGAGCAATCTGCACGCTTGAACGAGGATGGCGAGATGAGCGAGTCCGTCACCGCCCCGGCCACCACGGACGTCCTGCGCGCGATAGAGGACCGAGTGCTGTGGTTGTCGAGCGCGATCATCCACCACGCCAATCGGGTCCGGCCGAATCCGTCGGGGTTGAAGGTCGGCGGGCACCAGGCGTCGTCGGCCTCGATGGTGTCGATCATGACCGCGTTGTGGTTCAACCATCTGCGTCCGCAGGACCGGGTGTCGGTGAAACCGCACGCCTCGCCGGTGTTGCACGCGATCAACTACCTGCTGGGTGAGCTGGACGAGTCGTACCTGCCTCGGCTGCGTGAGTTCGGCGGTCTGCAGAGTTATCCGAGCCGCATCAAAGACCCCGATCCCGTCGACTACTCCACCGGATCGGTCGGCATCGGTGCGACCGCGCCGATCTGGGGCGCGATGTCCCGACGCTACGTCGACATCGCCTTCGGGGGCGCGGGAGTCGGGCGGCAGTACTCGCTGGTCGGGGACGCCGAGCTGGACGAGGGCGCCGTGTGGGAGGCCGTGCTCGACCCCAATGTCGCCGAGCTGGGCGAGCTCGTCTGGATCGTCGACCTCAACCGCCAGTCGTTGGACCGGGTCGTGCCCAACATCGCCGCTGACAAGCTGCAGCGGATGTTCGCCGCCGCCGGCTGGCAGGTCATCCAGCTCAAGTACGGCAGTCTGTTGGAGGAGCTGTTCACGCGTCCGGGCGGTGCCGAGCTGCGGCAGCGCATCGACGCCATGACCAACCCGGAGTACCAGCGGCTGCTGCGGTGCGACGCCACCGAACTGCGCCGCCGGCTGCCCGGTGAAGGGCCTTCGGCCCAGGCCATCAACGAGCTCGTCGCGAGCCTCGACGACACGACCCTGGTCGATGCGATCGCGAATCTCGGCGGACACGATCTGGCGGCGCTGGACCGCGCTCTGGGCATGATCGACGACACCCGTCCCACGGTGATCTTCGCCTACACCGTCAAAGGCTACGGCTTGGCGATGAAGGGGCATCCGCAGAACCACTCGGCGCTGCTCACCGATGCACAGATGCGCGAGCTGGCCGAGCGCCTGGGCGCCGATCTGGACGACCCATGGCGCGCGTTCCCCGAGGGCAGTCCAGAGCACGAGCTGTGCCGGGCGACCGCGCGACGCCTGAAGCGGCCCGAGTTCCCGCCCCTTCCCCCGCCCGCGATCCCCGTCGACTTCGGCCGCACCCCCTCCGGCACCGCCACCACCCAGGCCGCGCTGGGCCGTGTTCTGCTCGACCTCACCCGCGAAGCACCCGACGCCGCGCGGCGCGTCGTCACCGTCAGTCCCGACGTCAGCTCCACCACCAACCTGGGCGGCTGGATCAACAAGGTCGGCGTGTGGTCGGTCCAGGAACGTCCGAACTGGTTCGCCGACGATGCCGAGACCATCCTGCAGTGGCAGGAGAAACCCACCGGCCAGCACATCGAGCTCGGTATCGCCGAGGTCAACCTGGTCGGCCTGATCAGCGAGCTGGGCACGACCTGGAGTCGCTGGGGCCAACCCCTTCTGCCGATCGGTGTGCTCTACGACCCGTTCGTCGAACGGGCTCTGGAACCGTGGTCCTACGGCATCTACGCCGGTGGCCAGTCGATCCTCGTCGGCACCCCGTCCGGTGTCACCCTCGCCCCCGAGGGTGGGGCACACCAGTCGATCAAGACGCCGTCGATCGGTCTGGAGCAGCCCGGCTGCCTCACCTACGAGCCGGCGTTCGCCCAGGACGTCGAATGGACGTTGCTCGCCGCTCTCGCCCAGCTCGGCAAACCCGGTGGTTCGTCGGCCTACCTGCGGCTGTCCACCCGGCCCGTCGACCAGTCACTGGCCGCCGTGCCCACCGACCCCGCCGCCCGGGAACGCCGCCGCCGCCAGGTCGTCGCCGGCGCCTACGCCCTGCGCCGCACCGAGAACGTGAAGGTCACCATCGCCGCCATGGGCGCCGTCGTCCCCGAGGCCCTCGACGCCGCTACCCGGCTGGACCAGATCGGCATCCCCACGGACGTGGTGTGCGTGACCAGCCCCGACCTGCTCTACCGTGCCGTGCGCGCACGCCAGGGCCACGAACAGGCCGACACCTGGATCCTCGACCAGGTCTTCCCCGCTGAACGTGCCACGCCGCTGGTCACCGTCCTGGACGGACACCCGCACACCCTGTCGTTCCTGGCCACGATCAACCGCGTCGCCACCAGCGCGCTCGGCGTGACCCGTTTCGGGCAATCAGGCTCGTTGGAGGATGTCTATCACCATCACGGCATCGACACCGACAGCATCGTCCGCGCCGCGCTCGACATCACCGAGTGAATCCCGGAACGAGCGCCTATGGCCTCATCCGCAAGGCACGGACGTCGTGGTCGGCCTTGGCTTAGCAGGATCGAGCACCGAGTGAACAGGACTCGACACCGTCCGAAGGGGACAATCAGTGATCCCCCATCCTCCGAAGTTCCGAAGCCGTGTCTTGAAGCCGCCGAGGCAAGGTGATCGGTCGGCGCCGGGCCGGAATCGTCGGTGCCCGTTCCGGAGCGCTACGCGGGGGACGGGCCCGAAGCCGCGATTCGCCGTGCCCGAGATGCCGCAGCGGTGACGAATCCCCTTTTCTTCCGCAAGAGTGGGGCTACCGTGTTGTGGTGACCCGAGCGCCGAAAGGCATCGATTCCGACCCGTCCGGCCCCGCGCACCACCGGCTGCCACGACTGAGGTTGGTCGTGGTGGCGCTCGTGGGCTACGGACTGACCCTCACCGTCGCCAGCGACACCGTGTACCTGCTGGCGATACCCGGAGTGCTGTGCTTGATCGTCGTGGTGTTCGTGTCCGTGCGCTCGTTCTTGCGCAGACCGTTCCACGTCCCCACCGGTTTCGAGGAGCTCGACCAGCGCAGGGTCGTGCGGCGCCATCGTGCGGTGTTGCTCCAGCGGTACGCCATGTTGCTCGTGGGTGCCGCGGCGTTGTGCGTGGTGCCGTTCTGGGTCGATGTGGCCGTGCTGTATCCGTTGGTGGGGGTGGGCGTCGGGATCGTGAAGCTCAGCCTCTACTCCTTCGTCCCACAACTCGCTTTCCTCAAAAGATGCTCGCGGGTGTTGAGCGTCTACGAACCGGAATTCCGTGCACCGGTGCGGCTGGTGATGGGGCGCGGCAACGGCGAACTGTGTGTGCGGGTGGGTGAAGGTGAGCATTCCACGCCGACCATGGTGGCCCGCTCGACCGTCGACTACCACGAGCTGCCGGCGGGGCTGGCCGACGGTGGTTGGTTCGCGGGAGACACCGCGCTCGGGGGAGTGTTGCTCGTTCCCGGAACCGGCGAGATCCTGTGTCTTTTCCCCCAGGACGTCCGGGCCCGCGCGAACGAATGTGGCCGCGCGGGCCCCGAAAGACGAGCCAAGGCCCAGCGCGCGGGACTGGATGACCTGCACCGTTCTTAGGGCTCGGGAGGTCTGCCTGCCCGTGGCCTCCACGGTGGCCACCGGTTTCCGACGCCGGGGTGAGAGAACCCGATGGAAGAGGGCTCGAAACCCTCGGATTTCTGTGCCGGCGCAGGATCGGGGTCGAAAAGACACCTCTTTGGGATCGCTCCCGCCTGATGTGGGAGCGACGTGACGGTCCGCGTCGAGGTGAAGAAACCGGTGATACCGCCATCGTCGCGGGACGGTAACGGTTCTTCCGTCACGTCTTGGCGAGTGTGAGCGACCGGGCGAAGGTGCCGGGTCGGACCTCCGATGCGACCGTCGTCCTCTTCCACGACCGTGACGGCGACAACCTCGACGACGAGGACGAGTACGTGTCCGGGGTGACGGTCGGGCTGCGAGACGTCGACGACGAGGACGCCCCGCTGGTGACGGCTGTGACCGACGAGCAGGGGCGCGCGGTGTTCACCGACCAGCAGGCTGGTCTGTACCACATCGAGATCTTCGGTCCGTGGCAGCGCGAGGAGGTCTCCGCCGCTTTCGCTCGAGTACACGCGACGTACGGGGAACACCACAACACGACCACCGTCGGCATCGTCCCGGGGCCTGACCGGCCGTTGCCGGGGGAGGACGGGGACAGCGCCGGTACCGCACTGACGGGTGTCTCGCCCGCAGACCCGTCGGCGAATCCGCCGGCAGGTTCCCAGGATCGGGCGGACGACGTTGCCGCACTCGCCTCCACCGGAACCGACGCGATGACGCTCGTCGGCGTGGGAGCGGGGGTACTGCTCGCCGGTGTCGCCACGGTCGTGGTCACGCGCCGCCGCGCGAACGGCTCGGCCGCTTAGCAACAATGCGGGGCGCGCCGATTCGTCACTCGGCCCGCCCGCCGATTCGTGCCGTGAGTTCGGCGGTCGTGGTCTTGACCTCGGTCGCCGGCTCCGGCCATATCCGACCGCACTGTCGTTCGCCGTCGCATTCGTGTCGGAACGTCACGCTGATCGCCGTGATCGGTCGCCCGGCCGGGTGTCCCTCCGACCTACGCGGTGTGGCGACAAGCGGAGCGCGTGCGCTGAGCGCGGCCGTCGACGTGCGTGTCGAGGACGGGCGGCGATGGGGACAGGTCACGGTCTTCGGATGCTCAGACACGCATGGGAAGGTCCCAACGGATGTCGGAGTCGGGGGAACCGAGCCAGAC
It encodes the following:
- a CDS encoding NAD-dependent protein deacetylase translates to MRPTVSWTPTVSAPRTTDLAEVVRVVGGRGVVVLSGAGLSTESGIPDYRGAGGTLRRHSPMTYQEFVGSEAARQRYWARSHVGWPVVAQARPNVGHRAVAALQRDGYVFGVITQNVDGLHQAAGATAVIELHGSLSRVVCLECGQLSSRRFLDRRLREANPTFRAEATRLNPDGDVDLPEGVVREFRTVPCHACGTGVLKPDVVFFGENVPRPRVEECYRLVDDAKALLVLGSSLAVMSGLRFVRHAAKAGKPVLIVNKGETRGDPHALVRVDRTLGPALAELADRLGCPLSEPAGNGSRIQRAVRG
- a CDS encoding GAP family protein — encoded protein: MAGLAVVDSTNFSLILGTLYLVVSNRRPMSRVLTFIGVFFSVYVLVGNLLVAGARSLEWDETTFDYIQLGIGVALLLYGLIAPRERRTRYNAEGTTSIAGAVGLGLAASAVEVTTALPYLGAIAIVTQAELSAPVVASLLVAYNLIAVGPCLLVALLYSRSESRFTAKIDAWLQRQREKRKTSRTGLLVLCVVAGLYISSDALFRLEYFGLVDIPDGAR
- a CDS encoding SRPBCC family protein; the protein is MSTIQRSIDVDVPVRTAYNQWTQLETFPHFVDYLHRLIQRTDTLLHGDIEFAGRHHMFEVDLVDQQPDEWIAWQAAQGTPHSGRATFQPLDEDHSRVVVELTVPDTVADMAAQLTEQGLAGFKRYIEDRGRESGAWRGYIASTSTDSGTVLPHVSHGRRPVTGP
- a CDS encoding transketolase-like TK C-terminal-containing protein, with the protein product MSESVTAPATTDVLRAIEDRVLWLSSAIIHHANRVRPNPSGLKVGGHQASSASMVSIMTALWFNHLRPQDRVSVKPHASPVLHAINYLLGELDESYLPRLREFGGLQSYPSRIKDPDPVDYSTGSVGIGATAPIWGAMSRRYVDIAFGGAGVGRQYSLVGDAELDEGAVWEAVLDPNVAELGELVWIVDLNRQSLDRVVPNIAADKLQRMFAAAGWQVIQLKYGSLLEELFTRPGGAELRQRIDAMTNPEYQRLLRCDATELRRRLPGEGPSAQAINELVASLDDTTLVDAIANLGGHDLAALDRALGMIDDTRPTVIFAYTVKGYGLAMKGHPQNHSALLTDAQMRELAERLGADLDDPWRAFPEGSPEHELCRATARRLKRPEFPPLPPPAIPVDFGRTPSGTATTQAALGRVLLDLTREAPDAARRVVTVSPDVSSTTNLGGWINKVGVWSVQERPNWFADDAETILQWQEKPTGQHIELGIAEVNLVGLISELGTTWSRWGQPLLPIGVLYDPFVERALEPWSYGIYAGGQSILVGTPSGVTLAPEGGAHQSIKTPSIGLEQPGCLTYEPAFAQDVEWTLLAALAQLGKPGGSSAYLRLSTRPVDQSLAAVPTDPAARERRRRQVVAGAYALRRTENVKVTIAAMGAVVPEALDAATRLDQIGIPTDVVCVTSPDLLYRAVRARQGHEQADTWILDQVFPAERATPLVTVLDGHPHTLSFLATINRVATSALGVTRFGQSGSLEDVYHHHGIDTDSIVRAALDITE
- a CDS encoding LPXTG cell wall anchor domain-containing protein yields the protein MSDRAKVPGRTSDATVVLFHDRDGDNLDDEDEYVSGVTVGLRDVDDEDAPLVTAVTDEQGRAVFTDQQAGLYHIEIFGPWQREEVSAAFARVHATYGEHHNTTTVGIVPGPDRPLPGEDGDSAGTALTGVSPADPSANPPAGSQDRADDVAALASTGTDAMTLVGVGAGVLLAGVATVVVTRRRANGSAA
- a CDS encoding Lrp/AsnC family transcriptional regulator, whose translation is MPHDGPVDEVDAKLLLELTRHPRATTLALADRVGISRNTAQSRLTRLEGNTLDSFERRIPPASLGYPLTAFITAQVTQRRLDEVAEALAEIPEVLEVHGISGPVDLLIHVVARDADDLYRIAGRILAIPGIERTNTSLVMRRLVDYRITPLLRRAAE